The following nucleotide sequence is from Treponema pectinovorum.
GTTCAGCGACCCGAATCCGTACAACGGCATTCTTTGGCGGCAGGGCGGATTGATGGATTCGCTCACCCAACAGGCGGATTCTTGGAAAGTGCTTGTGGGCGCGACGAAGATTTATGCAGCCGTGCATCAGTTCGGCTATATGTGGAACAACATTCCCGCCCGACCGTATCTCGGTTTGAGTGCGGACGACAAGACGGAAATAATCGGAATCATAAACGGATTCTTGGAAAGGCGGTCGGCATGAGCAGATACAATTACCTTGACATAAGGGATGAAGCCATAAGGCTCATAAAGGACGGATTTCCCAAAGATAGGTTCAAGAACTTGAAGGTTGCCCCACACGCGGGGCGATTCACCGAGCAGGAAATCAGGCGGCTTGCCACCCAAGCTCCGGCGGTGCTTACATCGCTCATGCAGATAAACGACGGCGAGGGAACGGACAACTCGGAGTGCCGTTTTGTGAGCTGGGTGCTTGTGAGGGCAAACAACGCAGACAAAATCTATGACGAGGGGCTTAAACTCACTTCTCTTTTAATCCCAGTTATCAGAAATATACCCAATGGTTCGGTTTACAATGGAACAGATGTAACGGACATTGAAGCGGAGAACCTGTACACAGGAACGCTAGACAGCATCAATATATCAATGTGGGCTGTCTCTTGGACTTGGAATGTCCGTGCGACACAGATTCCGGAAGGAACTATTGCGACGGACGATGAACTTGAAATGTTTGAAGGCGCGGACGGAACTCTTGAGGTTGAGGAACGGGCGGTCGGCTCAAAGGCAGATATGGAGGTTTAAATGGCAATACCTTTTACTGAAATTCCTGCTTCGCTGCTCGTTCCTGGGCAGTATCAGGAAATCGACAATTCGCTTGCGGGAAGCGTGAGCGATGTGAAACGCGCCCTTATGATTGCCACGATGGCGGCTAGTGGAACTGCAACCGCAGGAAAAGCCGTTCAGGTGCGGAGCGCGGACAAGGCTAAAGTCCTGTTCGGGAACGGAAGCCCTGCTTCGGTAATGGCGGCGGAATTTCTTTCGCACAACACGACGGAAGAGCTTTATGTTCTTCCGATTGTAGAGCCGACAGCCGGAACGAAGTGGAACAGAAGTTTTGCGGTTGCGGCAAGCAATGCGGCAAGCGGCTCTGTGTCAATAACCTTGAACGGAACGAAACTTTCGGCGGCAGTTGCGGAAAGTGCGACCGCCGAAGCAGTTGCCGCAGCAATCACAGCGGCAATCAACGGAGCGGAAAACTGTCCTGTTGAAGCCGAGGTTGTAACAGACACGGAAACAAGCAAGGTTTCCGTAAAGGTCAGCTCGGTGGTAAAGGGCGTTACAGGAAACTCCAACACGGTCGCAATCGAAAGCAACGCAAGCGGCGTTACAATCACCGCACAAACTGCGGTTCTTGGCACTCTCTCGCCGGAAATCGAGCAACCGCTCGAAAATCTTGGTGCGGTTCGCTACCACTATATGGCAAGCGAATTCACAGATTCTACAAACTTGAAGGCACTTGCTGCCGAGCTGAAAGACAGATATACCGCGCTCCGCCAGATTGACGGTCGCTGTTTCGTTGCCCTTTCAGGCGAACTCGGCGACACTTCCACACAGAACACAATGCTCTATGCGGCGCAGTCCATCAACAGCCCGCACATCATCCTTGTTCCGCGCGGAAACGCCGTGCAACATCCGGCAGTCTGGGCGGCGGCATGGTGCGCGGTTCTTTCGCGCAGACTTTCCGACGACCCGGCTGCAAACACAACGTACATCGAGATTGACGATTTGGCGGCTGACGAGTTCGGCTTCAACGACAGGCAGACCATGCTTGAAAATGGCATTTGTACCTATCGCCTTGACAGCACGGGAACAATGCTCGTTGAGCGGGCTGTAACAAGCTACACGGAAAACACCGACGGTGCGCGTGACACGAGCTACCTTGACATTCAGGTGGTGGAGACCGTCTCGGCAATCCGCACGAAAATCAATCAGGAAGCCCGCAAGCGGTTCAAGACTTGGAAACTCGCGCGGACTGAGGAGAATTTCGGCGCGGGTTCAAAGGTCATGACACCGGGCGTATGGCGAAGTTTCCTTGCGGAACTCTACCAGTCCTACTTCATTCAGGAAGTCCAATGGTGCCAGGAGTTCGAGGCATACAAGGATTCAATTCTTGTGGAAGTCAAGTCGGGTTCAAAGACACGGCTTGAATATCAGCACAGACCAGTCCTCATCGGTCAGTTCTACATCGGTGCGGGCTTGAACCAATTCCAGTAAGGAGCGAGAAATGGCAGGATTAAGCAAAGTAAACCGCGTGGTTTCGGCAAATTTAGGCGAGCTGCCGATTCAGGCTGACGGTGGCACATTCAAGCCGTCGGGCTATCAGCGGGAGACTAAGGACGGCGAGCAGCCCGAAAACACATACTTCGTGGAAACGCCGACCCACGCCGAATTGAAGTTGAAACTCAACGCTTCGATTGACCCGCAGTCTTTCAACACCACGGACGACACGCTCACCATCTACACCACGAGCGGAAGCCAGTATGTGATGCCAAAGGCGTGGACGGTTGATATGCCCGAACTCGGCAAGGGCGAATTCGACATTGAGTACCATTCGGCAAAAAGCCAGAAACTGGTGTAAGGGGCGCGTATGGAAGAATGGAAATATACGCTTAAAACACCTGTTACGGTGGGAGAAAGAACCGTTGAGCAGTTGAACTTCCATCGTCCTAAAGTCCGCGATTTTTTGCGGACTGACGGATTTGCCGTCGATTCCATAGGCGCAGACCAAGCATTGTGTTCCGCGCTTACAGGAGAACCAGAAGTCATAGTTTCGGCAATCGACATTGAAG
It contains:
- a CDS encoding phage virion morphogenesis protein — encoded protein: MAGAVVTVQDDELRALCSRLNKMALTPSERKQLLGDVGEEMITQTKDRFAEKKTPDGDDWADIAQSTKDYYRKKFSDPNPYNGILWRQGGLMDSLTQQADSWKVLVGATKIYAAVHQFGYMWNNIPARPYLGLSADDKTEIIGIINGFLERRSA
- a CDS encoding phage tail sheath subtilisin-like domain-containing protein; this translates as MAIPFTEIPASLLVPGQYQEIDNSLAGSVSDVKRALMIATMAASGTATAGKAVQVRSADKAKVLFGNGSPASVMAAEFLSHNTTEELYVLPIVEPTAGTKWNRSFAVAASNAASGSVSITLNGTKLSAAVAESATAEAVAAAITAAINGAENCPVEAEVVTDTETSKVSVKVSSVVKGVTGNSNTVAIESNASGVTITAQTAVLGTLSPEIEQPLENLGAVRYHYMASEFTDSTNLKALAAELKDRYTALRQIDGRCFVALSGELGDTSTQNTMLYAAQSINSPHIILVPRGNAVQHPAVWAAAWCAVLSRRLSDDPAANTTYIEIDDLAADEFGFNDRQTMLENGICTYRLDSTGTMLVERAVTSYTENTDGARDTSYLDIQVVETVSAIRTKINQEARKRFKTWKLARTEENFGAGSKVMTPGVWRSFLAELYQSYFIQEVQWCQEFEAYKDSILVEVKSGSKTRLEYQHRPVLIGQFYIGAGLNQFQ
- a CDS encoding phage tail tube protein, coding for MAGLSKVNRVVSANLGELPIQADGGTFKPSGYQRETKDGEQPENTYFVETPTHAELKLKLNASIDPQSFNTTDDTLTIYTTSGSQYVMPKAWTVDMPELGKGEFDIEYHSAKSQKLV
- a CDS encoding phage tail assembly protein, with amino-acid sequence MEEWKYTLKTPVTVGERTVEQLNFHRPKVRDFLRTDGFAVDSIGADQALCSALTGEPEVIVSAIDIEDWAVIRVELQKAWLKFFGIKPQKKADAEAEETAKQNP